Within the Natranaeroarchaeum sulfidigenes genome, the region AACCTGCTGACGATGACCAGCCAGGATTCGGCGTGCTGGTCACGCTTGTCGGGGTTGTAGCCGTGCTGATAGTGGGTCATCGCAGGACCTGATCAGCTCACTAGATCCCACAGTAGGACTCCCGTCCTTCGGACTGTTGATGCTGGATCCACGCCAGCAATCATATTCAGACGGTCAACAGCCACATTGTTCATAGACCGCAAGTTAAGTTGCTTCCAGTTCTACAGCGGGATATGTGGCCCTGGGGACATCTCGCGGTTGGGTACCTCCTGTATACGCTCTACACGCGCACTCGATACGGACACCGACCACTGGCTGTTGCGACGATATTCCTCGTCGTCGGCACACAGTTTCCCGACCTGATTGACAAGCCGCTGTCGTGGACGTTTGGGATCCTCCCAACTGGGCGAACTCTCGCCCACTCTTTTCTGTTTGCCGTTCCGGTCAGCCTCGCGGTCTACGAGACCTGTCGGCGTCACCACCGGCTCCAAGCGGAGTGGGGCATCGCGTTCGCGATTGGAAACCTCTCGCACGTGATTGTCGACGCCGTACCCGCGTTCCTGTGGGGCGACCCAGCCGAGGCACGTTTTCTGTTGTGGCCCCTGCTTTCTGTCCCTGGTTACGAGGAGGGGGAGACTCCATCGGTCATCGACGCATTCCTCACGCTGGATCTGTCGAACTACTTGCTGTTCGAGTTCGGCCTGTTCGGGATCACCATCATTGTCTGGTGGTTTGATGGCCGTCCGGGCCTGTCCTACTCCCGCAGCAAACTCCGGAGCTTTGTCTCTGGAACGTCCGCAAGCAGCAGCTAGTTCGTCCGATCGTGCAGTACTGACTCTCCGGGCATCGTTGCCGTCTCGACACCCAGCTTTACGCCAGCGTTCAGGCTCGTGTTGATCCCCGTTTTCGTTCGGTCACCGACGACGACGCCGAGTTTGCGCCGGCCAGTGTCGATCTGTTCGCCTTTCACCAGCATCCGGACAGCGCTATCGTCGTGGCGGAGGTTCGCAACCTTCGTTCCAGCGCCGAAGTTGACGTCCTGCCCGAGCACCGAGTCGCCAATATACGAGAGATGGCCCGCTGCGGTGCCAGCCATCAGGACGGAGTTTTTCACCTCGACGGCGTTGCCAACCCGGACGTCCTCGCCGATCACCGTGGAGCCGCGAACGTAGGCGTTCGGTCCAACATCAGCCCCCGAGCGGATCACTACGGGGCCTTCGACGTATGCACCCGAGCGAATCCGCGCGCCGGATTCGACGACGACCTCGCCCTGCAGGGTCGCGCCGTCCTCGACGGTCCCGTCAATTCGACCGTCCAGCCCGTCCAGCACAGCCTCGTTGGCATTCAGCAGCTCCCACGGGCGTCCGACATCGAGCCACGGACCGTCGTATTCGACGGCCGTGACCGACTGGTCATCGGCCATCAATAACTCGATCGCTTCGGTGATCTCGTACTCCCCACGCGGGCTCTTTTCTGTCTGATCAATATACTCGAAGATCGACGGCTCGAACGCGTAGATGCCTGTGTTGATTAGATTCGATGGCGGATCGTCCGGCTTCTCGACGAGGCTCGTCACTTCGCCACCTTCGATCTCGACCACGCCGTAGGAACTCGGATTTGCAACTGGCTGGACGGCGACCGTCGCACCATCGTCCGCGGCAAGCTGTCGGGGCAGTGTCTCGTTGATGACGACGTCGCCGTTGATCACGAGGAATCGATCACTGACTGCCTCCCGTGCACAGCCGATCGCGTGGGCGGTCCCGAGCGCCTCTTCCTGTGTGACGTACTCGATCGGGATCCCCGCGTACTCCGCTCCCAGCCGGTCCTTGACCGTCTCACCCATGTAGCCGACGACGACAACGAACCGATCGACGACATCCACACACCGAGCCATTGTCTGCTCGATGAGGGTCGATTCGCCCAGTGGCAACAACGGTTTCGGGCACCCACGCGTAAGCGGGCGCATCCGGGTCCCCTCGCCTGCAGCGATAATGACAGCGTCCATACGCGTTTCAGGTAGGCTGAGTCGTATAAACTCCCGGATCCTGCGTAGTCTTCCATGGCATCATCTGCGTATGAGACCTCGGTGGCCGAAAGGCGAACGACTGTTAGGGATCGACACGTCAGATGACATATGTTCGGCACAAGTGGCGTTCGCGGGGAGTTCGGAACGGACGTGACGGTCGATCTGGCGGTAGCTATCGGACGCGCACTCGTCGCGGATGGCGCAGAACGGATCGTCGTCGGTCGGGATCCGCGAACGACGGGTCCGCTCCTCGCCGACGCGCTGTCGGCTGGCGTCCGCGAGTCCGGTGGGAATGTCACTGACTGTGGGATGGTCGCCACCCCAACCCTTGCGCGGGCGGTGGCCTGGCGTGACGCCGATGCGGGCGTGATGATCACCGCCTCGCATAACCCGCCCACGGATAACGGGATCAAACTCTGGACGCCCTCGGGCATGGCCTTCGACGAGGAACGACGGGAGCGTATTGAGGCGCTCGTCGAGGCCGACGGGTACGATCCCGCGGACTGGGATGCCGTAGGGGAAGTGAGCGAGTGGGACGGCGCGACGGTTCGCCATCACGAAGCCATCGTCGATGCGGTCGCCCCGATCGAGGACCTCTCGGTCGTCGTGGACGTCGGCAACGGTGCAGGCGGCGTCACGGCGGGCGTCCTCCGCGAGCTAGACTGCTCGGTCGAGACACTCAACGGCGAGCCGGACGGCCACTTCCCCAGTCGGCCGAGCGAACCCACGGAGGCGGCCTGCGAGACGCTGCAGGCACACGTCGCCGCAACCGACGCCGAGCTGGGGATCGCCCACGATGGCGACGCCGATCGGATGATGGCGGTTGACGAGACCGGCCAGTTCATCGTTGGTGACGCCCTCCTTGCCCTGTTCGGTCGCCGGGCGGCAGGCGAGGGCGACGTCGTGGCTGCCCCGCTGAACACCAGCCTCGCGGTAGACGACACGCTCGCCGAGGTCGGTGCGTCGCTCACGCGCACACGCGTAGGTGACGTGTTCGTCGCAGAGCGAGCCCGCGAGGACGACGTGGTGTTCGGCGGGGAGCCAAGCGGTGCCTGGATCTGGCCCGACGAAACGCTGGCTCCGGATGGTCCGCTCGCCGCAGCGAAGCTCGCCACCCTGGTCGACCGGGAGGGGCCCCTGTCGGCGCTGGTCGAGGAGCTTCCGAACTACCCGCTTCGCCGGGAGAGCATCGCAGTCGACGCCAAACGCGAGATCATGAAACGGGTCGCCGCGCGTGCACAGGAGGAGTACGAGTCCGTCGAAACGCTCGACGGCGTCCGGGTCGAGCGCGAGGATGGCTGGTTTCTCGTGCGCGCCAGTGGGACCCAGCCGCTGGTTCGGGTGACTGCGGAGGGTCGAACTGAGGCCACGACGACGGAGCTGTACGAGGAAGCGCGAGCGCTGGTCGAGGACGCAATTAAGGAGTAGCGACTCCAGGACTCCGGAGCAGAGGGGAACGGTATCACTTGACTGTGTCGAATATCAACAGCCGAGATGCTGTTTGGAATAGGCTGTGGCCCCCCGGCAACACAGGAAACGCCTATCTGTGAGACGAGCGTCTCACACAATAATGAGTACTGACACTAATGACGCCATGACAGAATCGTAGGGCGGTTTTCGACCGCAACTGATGGCCGAATCACTCAGCGTAGACACGCAGCGTCAGGTATTCCTCGACCTCAGAGTGGACATCGATGACCCACTCATCCGACATGGATGTGGCCTGTCGGGTCGAGACGCCGGAGAGAATAGAGAGAAGTGTTTCTGCGACGCTTTCCGGGTCACACTCCTGGAACTCCCCTGTGTTGATTCCGGACTGGATGATTGACACGAGATGTGATCGGAGGATCGTATCACTGCGTGTGAACAGCTTTCGATACTCCTCGTTGGTAACACCCCGAGCCCGGAGGGCAACGAGTGTCGCCATGAACTGGCGCTCTTCGTCGTCGAGCTCCGTGGAGAGCATGGACGTAACGAACTCCTCGAGTTGCTCCTGGGGGTTTTCGAGCTCACCACTGGTCTGTTGACTCTCGAAGCCCTCCAGTAGGTACTCCAGACAGCTTCGCACGAGGTCGTCTTTTCCCTCGTAATGCCGGTAGATAAGCGACGGGCTCTTCTCGAACTGTTCACCGATCGATTTGATGGTGATATCGGCGTAGCCGTCAGTACACAGTGCCCTGTACGTTGCCCCAAGGATCTCCTCTTGTGTCGTCGCCGCGTCCGCAAACGGATCTTCAGCCATTGTCACGGTGGTCCACTCTGGGTCGATGGTGACTCTATCTGGATATATAAACAACCAACATCTGTGGAGGTGTGTCCCACCTGTAGCATACTCCAATTTCGATGTCGAGCACGATAAACAAAGTGATTGAATGTTCAATCACAATTCTTAATAATCAGGTCCCAAACAAGTGTGCATGAACGACAGCGTGAAGTCGGTCCAAATGGGGCGTCCTCCCCGACAAGTGAGTAGGTGGTTTCTGTGAAAGCGGATCGACGAACTGCTGTTGCGGTCGCGGCGCTGGTTGTCGTTCTGGCCGCTGTTACCATTGCCGTCCCAGCCGTCCTTGCCCAGCAGTCCGCTCCGGATTCATCGTCCGGCGAGCTGACACGGGGTGAGCCCGACCTCGACGCCTTCCTGCCCGAGCCGGAGCTCAACGCTGGCACCGAGGAATCGATCGAGATTCAGCTGCAAAACCGGGGCGACCTTGATACTGGCACCCAGAGCGAGCGTGTGACGACCGCCCGTGGCCTCTCAGTCGAAGTCGTTGATGAGGGGCCGTTTGACGTGAAGTCGGGCCAGTCCTCGCTGGGGTCGTTACCCGAGGGTGAGAGCATCAGCGCAACACAGCGCATCGAAGCGCCCGATGATCTCGATCCGGGCGAGTACGAGATCACCGTCGAAGCCGACTACGCCTACACGTGGCAGGTGTCGGATAACTCCGGAACGCGCTCGGACAGGACCAACAGTGAACGGTTCGATCTCACGATCGTCGTTCCCGACGAGCCACGGTTTGACATCTCCAATGTTGACACGGACGTCCAGCCTGGCGGGGACGGACCGGCAACACTAACTGTCGAAAACGTCGGCGCACAGGCTGCAAACGCGACGCAGGCGACGATCAGTGGTGGCGGCGGCATAACGGTTGACGGCGGCACTGCCGAAGAGCTACTCGGCGATCTCGAACCGGATGAGTCAGCATCGGTCACGGTTGATGTGGAGATCCCCCAGACGACAAGTGGCGGCGAAAAGCCCATCCAGCTTGACCTTAGCTATCGAGATGGCGCCGGGATCGAACGACAGGCCGGGCCCGAAACGGCCAGTCTCGCTCCGGCAGCCGAACAGCGGTTTGCTATCGATACCATAGAGGATACGCTGTCGGTTGGCTACGACGGCGAGGTCACCGGGAATATCACGAACGAGGGGCCCCGGAACGTTGACGACGCAGTACTGATCGTTGAGCCCCAGAGTGAGTCGCTGTTCATCGAGGATACGCGGTACGCACTGCCCGAACTGGATGCAGGGGAGACAACCTCGTTCAGATATCCGACTGACGTGAGTGGGCAGGCAGATGAAGGGCCACGCCAGCTCCAGTTCACAGTCGAATACGGCTCCGGGGACCGATCGACGGGACAGGATGGCCCGATCTCCCAGCGTGTCGTGGTGGATCCTCGGACTGACGAATTCTCGCTGGATGGCGTAGAGACGACAGTTCGGCAGGGTGAGACTGCAGACCTGATCATAGAAATCACGAACCAGCGGCCCGAAACACTCTCAAATATCGATGCAGCCCTGTACACGGATAGCCCGCTGGAAAGTGAGGACGACGAGGCGTTCGTCCCCTCGCTTGCACCGGATGAGTCCGCCGAGATCCGGTTCGATATGACCGCAGCGGAGAACGCACAGGTCCAGACGTATCCGGTCGAGCTCGACTTCCAGTACGATACCGAGCGTGGTGACACGACTGTCTCCGATACCTACCAGTTCCCGGTCGATGTCGAGGAAGGGGTAGAAGATGATGATGGTGGGCTGCTCGCTCTTCTGTTCCCGATCGGCGGTGTCCTCGCGGCTATCGCCGTTGCTGGAGTCTGGTGGCAGCGGCGGGCAAACAGCTGATGAGTTCAGCAGACACTGATCAGGCGGAGGACTCCCGTCTCACACGGTGGGTCAACACAGCAATCACAACGCGCCCCTGGACGGTCGTTTTCGTCTTCGTTGTGATCACTGCCGTCTTCCTGGGGGCGATCGCCGTCAGCGAGGGCGAAGAGGAGGCCGGTGCCGATCAGTTCACCGAAGGCTCGGACGCACAGGAAGCGTTCGATGAGATCCAAGAGGAGTTCCGGGACGAGGGGCGTGATACCGGCGGGACAACGGCACAGCTGTTCGTGGAGGACGATCGAAACGTCCTCTCGAAGCCGTCGCTGTTACGGATGTTAACCTTCCAGGACCGTATCGAGACCGAAGACGGGTTGCGTGTCGAGTCCTCGACGAGTCCGGCCTCGCTTGTCGCAGAGCAGCTCGATCCCGACGCGACGACAGCTGAAGACAAGTATCGCACGATCGAGCGCACGCCACAGCGCCAGCTCGACCAGGCGATTGCGGACGCCGACGAGACGGCTGGGCTGCCCGTCAGCACGGATTTCAAACCGGAGTCGGGGTCGGCGTCGGTCGCGCAGGTGGCAATCACGTACAATACCCCGCCAAACGCGGAGACGAGTGATACGGCCGATCTCCAGTTCCAGACACAGGATATCGCGGACAGCATTGAGGGATACGAGTCCGGCGAGAACGTCATCCTCTTCGGCGATGCGATCATCGAAGAGGAGACACTTCAGTTGCTCAGCGACACGGCGATCGTCGTCTTCCCCGCGGCGATTATCCTGATCATCTTCTTCCTCGGTGTTGCGTATCGGGATCCGATCGATCTCATGCTGGGGCTCGTCTCCCTCGTACTGACGTTTATCTGGACGTTTGGCTTCATGACGCTCGCCGAGATCCCGTTCTCGGATCAGCTGATCACCGTCTTCGCGCTGTTGCTCGCCGTCGGGATCGACTTCGGAATCCATATTATCAATCGCTATCGGGAAGAACGGGAGCTGGGCAAACAGATCGAGGAGTCGATGCGGATCACCACCCAGCAGCTCCTGATTGCCCTCCTGATCGTTACGCTGACGACCGTGTTTAGCCTGCTGGCGAACCTCATCAGCGATGTCACCCGTGACTTCGGGATCGTCGGCACTGCCGGGATCATCTTTACGTTCCTCATCTTCGGAATCTTCCTCCCCGCCGGGAAGGTGGGCGCTGACACGCTCCGCGAGGGAACGCGATTCCCCGAGTTTGGAACGAGCCCGCTCGGAAAAGAAGACTCCGCGCTGGGGCGAGTGCTCACGGTGGGTGTGACGATCTCGAAAGTCGCCCCAGTGGTGTTTCTCGTCACAGTGCTCGCACTCGGTGTCGGGGCGACCGCGTATGGGACCGGCGTCGATACCGAGTTCGACGAGCAGGCCTTCTTCCCGGACGAGGATCGGATCGAGCAGTACGAGTCGTTGCCCGGACCGCTCCAGCCGGGTGAGTACACGTTCATACAGGTGCTCTCGTATCTCGAAGACGACTTCGAGCAGGGGTTCCAGGACTCGGTGACAATATATGTCGACGACAATGACTTACGATCCGATCGCGGCCTCACGGAGATCGACCGTGCGCTCTACGACCCCGACGATGCCTTCAAGTCCGAGGGGCGGCAGGCTGATGCCGAGTCGATCCTCAGTGTGATCGAGTCCCACGAATCGGCGGATCCCGAGTTCGCCCGAACTGTTCAACGGTACGACGGAAGCGGTGACGGGATCCCGGACCGGAACGTCGACGTGGTGTATGATGATCTGTTCGACTCGCCCGCGGGCGATCAGGCACGGGACCGCTTGACGACCGACCGAACTGGGGCTGTGATCGACGTGCAGGTCGACGTCGATGCCGAACAGGAGGAGGCAGTGGCTGCCGCCCGCGCGCTCGCGGAGGACATGCGTCTCGATGCGACGGCGACCGGACAGCTCGTCATCTTCGAGTCGATCCTCGAAGAGATCACGGATGCGTCGTTGAACAGCCTGCTCGTCGCGTTCGTCCTCACCATGGTCTTTCTGGTGCTTTCGTACTGGTGGCTCGAAGGGCGGGCGGTCTACGGCGTGCTCAACCTCGTCCCGGTGTTGCTCGCCGTGGCGTTGCTGGCCGGGTCGATGCGGGCGTTTGATATCCCACTCTCACCGATCAACGCGCCGATTCTGTCGGTGTCGATCGGGCTTGGCGTCGACTACACCGTCCACTTCATGCACCGCTTTGTCGACGAGTTCGAGGACGGGAAAAGCATACAGGACGCCCTCCAGACGACAGTGCGTGGGACTGGAGGCGCGCTCACCGGCAGCATGCTGACGACGGTGAGTGGCCTCGGGGTGCTGTATCTGGCGTTGATCCCACTGATCATGGAGTTCGGCCTGCTGCTCGCACTGGGTGTCTTCTACGCGTGGCTGAGCTCGGTGCTCGTGTTGCCCTCCGCGATCGTCGTCTGGGATCGCGTCTCGACCGGCGAGTTCGTCCCGTCGTGGCTGGCACGGGCGTGATCCTGATTGTGGCAGGCTACTCCGTCTGATTCTTGCCCGCCTCCTCGATACGCCGGTAGTGCTCGGCGTCAAGTCCGGACTCGCGGGCGGACTGTAACTGTGAGTTGACCAGTCTGTTCTGCTGTGGCCCCCACACCTCCGGCGGTTGCTCCTCGATAAACTCCACCCACCGATGAATTGCGTCCAGCCGGAGCTCCCGGTTGCGCTCGTGTTTCTCGTCCAGTTGGTCACGAAGATCTGAGTCGGTCATACTCCTCCTCGGCGGTGTCTGGAGCTGGGTGTTCGGGATCCAACAGTTACGTACACTGGTGTGAGACAACAGATCCGCTCGCGGTTTATATAGTGAGTCGGACGAATGTCTGACGGTAAGATTTACTTAATTCACCGATATCGTCGACTTCAGGGGTTATGGCACGGTTTACCATGCCCCGAAACCACCACAAAGCATTTATAATCATGGTCTAACTTGTATAACGTACCCCTACCCATGGTACCAGCAGTTGAGTATCACGGTCCGCGTGAGAAAGATGCTGATGCCGACGACAATGAGATAACACAACAACACATGACAAGCAATACAGAATCATATCGCAAAAAGGGACGCGCAGTGTTCCTGGCCGCGATTATGGTACTTTCGATGGTTGCAATGTCCGCATCGTTCGCGGGCGTCGCAGCCGCCAACGAAGCGAGCCTGGAGTTCAATGACCAGGCTGTTGACGGTACTGATATTACCGTCGAGGATGTAACGGCAGATGCAGGTAATTATGTTGTCGTCCACGAGGGCGACGACACTGACGGAGACGTTGTCGGTATCACACAGGTTGGTGATATCGACGGCGAAGACGTAGTGGTCACCGTAGCTGAGGACGACGATGTTGACGGCGAGACAGTTGAAGAGGCCTCGCCTGGCGAGCACACGGTTGAGATCTACGAAGATGTAGATGACCTCAGCGGTGCTCAAGATGTCGATCAGACCGCTACGGTCTTTGGTGGTGTGATCACTTTCGACCCAGCTGATCAGGACGAGCCTGTGACTGAGCTTGAAGTCGATAATGCAATCCTCAATGACGGCGAAGACGCTGACTACTTCGTCTCCATCACCAACGAGGACGGCGATATCCTCGGCGTCAGTGAAGAGCAGACTGGTGACGAGGACGACATTGAAGTTGAACTCGATACGGTCCTCACCCACGAGTCTAGTCCATACGACCTAGACGCCAACGTGCACTTCTCCGATGACGGCGCAGCTGGCGACATGGTCCCACAGGGCGCTGAAACCCTGAGTGACGATGCGACGCTGACGGTCAACGAGGATACGGAAGCTGACATCGCTGGAGAACTCGGCGTTGACGTCTACTACTCCGACTACAGTGATCTGTCCGGATCGCTTGTCTGGAGCGGCCAGGAAATCGCTGTTGACGGCTTCGACAACAACGAAGACGTTCAGCTTCGGACCTACGATGATGGGTCTACAAGCCTTGTTACGGAACTGAGTGCAAATAGCGCTGGTGTCGTAACGGTTGATCTTGACCGTGACGCTGACAACTACTACTTGACTGGTAGTGGCGGTGAGAACGACCCAGATCAGGCTGACACCTTCGAGCTGGCAGTTCAGGACCTCGACGCTGAGTTCGAAGCTGACGAAGTCAGCGACATCACGGATGACTTTGAGCTTGACGTTGAGTCCAACCGTGGCTCCTACGCGCTCGAAGTGTCCGCTGACGGCCTCGACGAAGAGGATCTTGAAGACATCTTCGGCGGCGCTGTCGATAGCGTCGACGAGGATGACGAAACCGTGACGCTCGACCGCGGTAGCGACCGCACGTTCGCGCTTGACTTCACGGGCGTTGACGCTGACGACTACGACTTCGACTTCGACGTTGTCGACACTACGGCCTCCGACAGCGCCTCTGTGACCGTCACCGAGACGGGTGACGAGGAAGTCGAAATTGTCGACGCGGAGCTGATCGATCGCGGTGACGTCTCCGAGATCGAGATCGCTCTCGAAGCAACTGACGAAGGCACCATCATCCTCGGCGACGAGGATGAGGTCGGCTACGAAACCGAAGTCTTCGTTGAGGACAACGATGACCACGACACCATCACGCTCGAGTTCAACAGCTTCACGGCTGGCGGTGATGGTGATTGGGGCGAGCAGTTCGACAGTGAGGATGTCTGGTCCGTTCAGGAAGACGATGTTGACCTGACGGTCGAGGAAGATACGAATCTCAACCGTCCGCTTGCGGCCGGTGACTACGAACTGTTCGCTGAGACCGCTGCTGGTGACGAGACTGACACTGGCTTCGTGACGATCTCGGAGTACAGTGGTCCGTCCGACAGCGCAACTTGGACCGCACCTGCTGACGATAACGCCGAGGACCTCGACGATGTCTTCGGTGACGACGCAGTTGTCAGCCAGACTGACGAGTTCGCACACGGTGATCAGGTCCTCCTGAGCATCGACGACTTCGGTCTGGAAGGCGCTGTTGAACACTTCGACGAAGATGAGCTCGGCGACCTCCTCACCACAGACCGTGATGACGAGGGTGCCGTTCTCAGCTTCCTCGAAGGTGATGTCTCCCCGAACGCTGACCCCGACGTCTGGTACGTTGGTAACGACGACAAGTTCGACGACATCTACGACACCACCGGTGCCGAAGAAGAGATTGACGTCACCATCCTCGAAGACGGTGACGACAACGAGTACGACGGTACGCTCGTCATCTCCGTTGACGAGCCTGCCGAGGAGTTCTACGGTGACGACACCGACGAACTCGACGTTGAGTTCGACGTGAACTACAACGTCTTCGAGGATAGCTTCTTCGCCAGTGACGATGACGCCCTCACGGGCGAATTCGACATTGAGGACCGCGAACTTGAGTGGGACGACTCCGCTGAGGAAGTGCCCGCTCAGGCTGATGCCGAGATGACTGGTGAGACCAACGTTGCAGCTGGCAGCGAGGTCGACACCCGCGCTCGCGCAGCCGGTGTCTTCACGATGACCTCGACCGTTGAAGTCGACGACGACGGTGTCTTCACCGCTGTCTACGACTTCGAGGGCGAGGAAGTTGGACAGACGTTCGACCTCCGCGCACAGGACGGTAGCTTCTCGACTGACTACGAAGACGAGATTGAGTCCACGCTCGTCGAAGCAGAAGAAGAACCTGAGGAAGAAGAAGCCTTCTTCGAGGTCTCTGACCTCAACCCCGAGGACGCTGAAGTTGATCAGGGCGACCTGATCGACGTCTCGGCCACGATCACCAACACTGGTGACGAGGAAGGTACCCAGGACGTCTCCCTCACGCTCGACGGTGACGCCATCGCCACTGAAGAGGTTACCCTCGACGGTGACGAGGACTACACTGTTGAGTTCGAGGATGTCGACACTGCTGAGCTCGACGGCGAGTACGAGCACGGTGTCGCCACCGACGATGACAGTCAGACCGGAACGCTGACCGTCAACGTCGATGAGGACGAGGAAGAAGATGACGACGTCGAAGAAGACGATGACGTCGAAGAAGATGACGACGTCGAAGAGGACGATGACGTCGAGGAACCCGAAGATGACGACGACCAGCCCGGCTTCGGCCTGATGGTCGCTGTCCTCTCGCTCCTCGGTGCTGCACTCCTCGCACGCCGTCGTAACAACAACTAAACTCGACTGACGTAGTCGAGTTCCCTTGCAGTTCCTTTCTTTTGCGTGCTACACCCGAGAGCGGTAGCTACAGCATCGTTTTGTGGCAGTAGCGCGAACAACTGAGCATGCGGGAGATTCGGATCGACGACGAGACGAACGCCCGCCTCGAAGCGCTGCAGGCGGAGATACGATGCCAGACCGGACAATCCATCACGAAACAGGAGTTACTCACGCGAATTCTCGACACTGCCTGCCGGTCACCGAACGAGATCGTCGACTCGTTCCGGGACAGTGCAGTCCCGCTTTCGGCATCCGAGAAAGCAACGATGCGCAGTGGACGGATAGCATCGGGAACTGCGACGGACGAGGATGATATCGACGACATACTGTACTCCGGACCGTGACGTGTTTGCGGATTCCGCCCGTGGCTGGCAGTCGTCAATTTCGCCCCACAAACGTATTAGTGGAGCCGCGCATACGATTGCGTATGACTATCACCCAGGACGAAGACGTTCTCAGGGGTGAGCCACGGATCGAGGGGACTCGAATTGCGGTTCGACAGGTCGCCGACATGGTGATCGACGGCGATCAGTCACCGCCCCACGTTGCTGATCAGCTCGACGTGGCGCTTGCAGCAGTGTACGAGGCACTCTCGTACTATTATGCACACCCCGACACCATGCGAGAGCTCGCACGGGAGAACGCCGACGCGTTCGAGCGGGTTCGCGAAACCGCGCTGAAGCCCAACGTCTCGTGATGGGGCAGTTTTTGATCTGGACCGCCAAGTGAAACAGCTGAAACGTGGTGCGAAAGTGTTAGCGGTCGGGCCGCGGTGCGGTTTCGTACCGCTGGATAGTCTCGGTTTTTTCGATGGTGTTGTATATCTCCCCCAGCGTTTCCTCCGCACGGAGTAGCCCGTGTTCATCCAGGAACTCACGGCCCTCCTCGCTAAGCCCGTAGAACTTGTACGGGAGGTCGTTTTGCCGCTGGTCTTTCGGCAGCGCGACTTCCTCAACGATGCCCTCGGTGACGAGTTTCTGGAGGTGCTGGCGAATCGTCGTCTGACTTTTATCCGGGTTGACGTAGTCCAGTTCCTTCAGCGTCGGCAGTTGGGCAGGATGCCCGAGGATATCCTGAATCAGCGAGAATCGCGTCTCCTGGGTGACGACGTTCAGTCGTTCCCGCACCGTATCGATCCCGCCCGTCGGGTGGTCTGGTGTGCTCATGTACACTA harbors:
- the glmU gene encoding bifunctional sugar-1-phosphate nucleotidylyltransferase/acetyltransferase, which codes for MDAVIIAAGEGTRMRPLTRGCPKPLLPLGESTLIEQTMARCVDVVDRFVVVVGYMGETVKDRLGAEYAGIPIEYVTQEEALGTAHAIGCAREAVSDRFLVINGDVVINETLPRQLAADDGATVAVQPVANPSSYGVVEIEGGEVTSLVEKPDDPPSNLINTGIYAFEPSIFEYIDQTEKSPRGEYEITEAIELLMADDQSVTAVEYDGPWLDVGRPWELLNANEAVLDGLDGRIDGTVEDGATLQGEVVVESGARIRSGAYVEGPVVIRSGADVGPNAYVRGSTVIGEDVRVGNAVEVKNSVLMAGTAAGHLSYIGDSVLGQDVNFGAGTKVANLRHDDSAVRMLVKGEQIDTGRRKLGVVVGDRTKTGINTSLNAGVKLGVETATMPGESVLHDRTN
- a CDS encoding TetR/AcrR family transcriptional regulator; this encodes MAEDPFADAATTQEEILGATYRALCTDGYADITIKSIGEQFEKSPSLIYRHYEGKDDLVRSCLEYLLEGFESQQTSGELENPQEQLEEFVTSMLSTELDDEERQFMATLVALRARGVTNEEYRKLFTRSDTILRSHLVSIIQSGINTGEFQECDPESVAETLLSILSGVSTRQATSMSDEWVIDVHSEVEEYLTLRVYAE
- a CDS encoding metal-dependent hydrolase is translated as MWPWGHLAVGYLLYTLYTRTRYGHRPLAVATIFLVVGTQFPDLIDKPLSWTFGILPTGRTLAHSFLFAVPVSLAVYETCRRHHRLQAEWGIAFAIGNLSHVIVDAVPAFLWGDPAEARFLLWPLLSVPGYEEGETPSVIDAFLTLDLSNYLLFEFGLFGITIIVWWFDGRPGLSYSRSKLRSFVSGTSASSS
- the glmM gene encoding phosphoglucosamine mutase, translated to MFGTSGVRGEFGTDVTVDLAVAIGRALVADGAERIVVGRDPRTTGPLLADALSAGVRESGGNVTDCGMVATPTLARAVAWRDADAGVMITASHNPPTDNGIKLWTPSGMAFDEERRERIEALVEADGYDPADWDAVGEVSEWDGATVRHHEAIVDAVAPIEDLSVVVDVGNGAGGVTAGVLRELDCSVETLNGEPDGHFPSRPSEPTEAACETLQAHVAATDAELGIAHDGDADRMMAVDETGQFIVGDALLALFGRRAAGEGDVVAAPLNTSLAVDDTLAEVGASLTRTRVGDVFVAERAREDDVVFGGEPSGAWIWPDETLAPDGPLAAAKLATLVDREGPLSALVEELPNYPLRRESIAVDAKREIMKRVAARAQEEYESVETLDGVRVEREDGWFLVRASGTQPLVRVTAEGRTEATTTELYEEARALVEDAIKE
- a CDS encoding COG1361 S-layer family protein yields the protein MKADRRTAVAVAALVVVLAAVTIAVPAVLAQQSAPDSSSGELTRGEPDLDAFLPEPELNAGTEESIEIQLQNRGDLDTGTQSERVTTARGLSVEVVDEGPFDVKSGQSSLGSLPEGESISATQRIEAPDDLDPGEYEITVEADYAYTWQVSDNSGTRSDRTNSERFDLTIVVPDEPRFDISNVDTDVQPGGDGPATLTVENVGAQAANATQATISGGGGITVDGGTAEELLGDLEPDESASVTVDVEIPQTTSGGEKPIQLDLSYRDGAGIERQAGPETASLAPAAEQRFAIDTIEDTLSVGYDGEVTGNITNEGPRNVDDAVLIVEPQSESLFIEDTRYALPELDAGETTSFRYPTDVSGQADEGPRQLQFTVEYGSGDRSTGQDGPISQRVVVDPRTDEFSLDGVETTVRQGETADLIIEITNQRPETLSNIDAALYTDSPLESEDDEAFVPSLAPDESAEIRFDMTAAENAQVQTYPVELDFQYDTERGDTTVSDTYQFPVDVEEGVEDDDGGLLALLFPIGGVLAAIAVAGVWWQRRANS